The proteins below come from a single Mycolicibacterium sp. TY81 genomic window:
- a CDS encoding universal stress protein, producing the protein MTELSPRPYILVGIDGSRSSLEALLWAIGEAQLRNLPLRLVHAVDYGNFVMGFNPGASESFFKYVETSGQNFLNEAAERVQALAPEVEVSVHNLVGRPAQLLEEQSRDAFLTVVGSSGLHGFTGLLAGSVAVALTAHGHSPVVVVRAPGAHAGGPVVVGVSGAPDSEEAIGWAFQEASLRGAKLLAVLVSSYVPAYFDYIEPTWEELPGPAREDQQAMLLAERLAGWQEKFPEVAVRRVVAAGHPGHVLLGYAQRAQLIVTGTRGHGNVAGWFLGSTSHRLVQHAECPVLVARPQAR; encoded by the coding sequence ATGACCGAATTATCTCCTCGCCCATACATTTTGGTCGGCATCGACGGATCAAGATCATCGCTGGAGGCGTTGCTGTGGGCCATCGGCGAGGCGCAACTGCGCAACCTGCCGCTGCGCCTGGTCCACGCCGTCGACTACGGCAATTTCGTGATGGGATTCAATCCGGGTGCTTCCGAGAGCTTCTTCAAGTACGTGGAGACGTCGGGACAGAACTTCCTGAACGAGGCCGCGGAGCGTGTTCAGGCACTCGCCCCCGAGGTGGAGGTGTCCGTCCACAACCTGGTCGGCCGCCCGGCGCAGCTGCTGGAGGAGCAGTCGAGGGATGCGTTCCTCACCGTTGTCGGATCGAGTGGGCTGCACGGGTTCACGGGTCTGCTCGCGGGGTCGGTGGCGGTGGCGCTGACCGCGCACGGCCACAGTCCCGTCGTTGTGGTCCGCGCGCCCGGCGCACACGCCGGAGGGCCCGTCGTGGTCGGTGTCAGCGGCGCGCCCGACAGCGAGGAAGCAATCGGCTGGGCCTTCCAGGAGGCGTCACTGCGCGGGGCGAAACTGCTCGCCGTTCTCGTATCGAGTTATGTCCCAGCCTATTTCGACTACATCGAACCGACATGGGAAGAGCTGCCGGGCCCGGCGCGGGAGGACCAGCAGGCGATGTTGCTGGCTGAACGGCTGGCGGGGTGGCAGGAGAAGTTCCCGGAGGTCGCGGTCCGCCGCGTGGTCGCCGCCGGCCATCCGGGGCACGTGCTGCTGGGCTATGCGCAGCGCGCGCAGCTGATCGTCACCGGGACCCGCGGCCATGGAAACGTGGCCGGGTGGTTCCTCGGGTCGACGAGCCACCGGCTGGTGCAGCATGCCGAGTGCCCGGTGCTGGTCGCCCGGCCGCAGGCCCGGTAG
- a CDS encoding universal stress protein, whose protein sequence is MTELPPRPYILVGIDGSSSSLMALTWAVNEAQLRNLPLRLVHAVDFESFALGFNPGASESFFTYLETTGQRFLDEALDRVQTLDPDLEVTLTRKAGRPARVLIELSKGAFLTVVGSSGLNAFTGLLAGSVAVALTAHGHSPVVVVRAPGVPVTGPVVVGISGAPDSEDAIGWAFEEAAMRGTGLTAVLVWGYLPAHFYDVQGPWNDLTGPAREEQQEMLAERLAGWQEKFPDVAVRRVAAIGNPGHVLLSHAQRAQLVVTGSHGRGDATGLLLGSTCHKLIHQANCPVLVARPHARESTR, encoded by the coding sequence GTGACCGAATTACCGCCCCGCCCTTATATTTTGGTCGGCATCGACGGGTCGAGCTCATCGCTGATGGCCCTGACTTGGGCCGTCAACGAAGCACAGTTGCGCAACCTTCCGCTCCGGTTGGTGCACGCCGTCGACTTCGAGAGTTTTGCGCTGGGGTTCAACCCGGGTGCCTCCGAGAGCTTCTTCACGTACCTGGAGACCACGGGCCAGCGTTTCCTTGACGAGGCCCTCGATCGTGTCCAGACGCTGGACCCTGATCTGGAGGTGACGTTGACCAGAAAGGCGGGCCGCCCAGCTCGAGTGTTGATCGAGCTGTCGAAGGGCGCATTCCTCACCGTCGTCGGTTCAAGCGGACTGAACGCATTCACCGGCCTGCTGGCCGGCTCGGTGGCAGTGGCGCTGACCGCACACGGACACAGCCCGGTCGTCGTCGTCCGCGCACCGGGGGTGCCGGTGACAGGCCCAGTTGTGGTCGGGATCAGTGGGGCCCCGGACAGTGAGGATGCGATTGGCTGGGCCTTCGAGGAAGCCGCCATGCGCGGGACCGGACTGACCGCTGTCCTGGTTTGGGGCTACTTGCCGGCGCATTTCTACGATGTCCAAGGTCCCTGGAATGACCTGACCGGCCCGGCGCGTGAGGAGCAGCAGGAGATGCTGGCCGAGCGATTGGCCGGGTGGCAGGAGAAATTCCCGGATGTCGCGGTGCGCCGCGTCGCGGCAATCGGCAACCCCGGGCACGTCCTGCTGAGCCATGCCCAGCGCGCTCAGCTCGTCGTCACCGGAAGCCATGGTCGCGGCGACGCCACCGGGCTGCTGCTCGGTTCCACCTGCCACAAACTGATTCACCAGGCGAATTGCCCAGTCCTCGTCGCTCGGCCGCATGCTCGCGAGTCGACCCGATGA
- a CDS encoding universal stress protein produces the protein MHAGDSVVVGIDGSTAAVYAAHWAVAEAIARDVPLRLVSCVQGPQRSDRMVIEYARTSLRAAHAAIDDTAAHVKIETAVVVGDPTAVLIEESRRAAMVCVGSVGIGRFAKALLGSTAAGVAEGAACPAAVVRSYAPHRRSPAGSIVVEVNDWEENHDVFAAAVAEAQLRGRPVVAVGVCPPETGMSGRQELLRRCAVWLDLYPDVYITAVPITTSFARFLQTTSEPISLVVVGAREAAKLVKIIGSHADANSDNPSVLVARV, from the coding sequence ATGCACGCTGGCGATTCCGTCGTGGTCGGCATCGACGGGTCGACAGCTGCCGTCTACGCCGCTCACTGGGCCGTCGCTGAAGCCATCGCCCGAGATGTCCCGCTGCGGCTGGTGAGTTGCGTGCAAGGCCCGCAGCGCTCGGATCGAATGGTCATCGAATACGCCAGGACCTCTCTGCGGGCGGCTCACGCAGCCATCGACGACACCGCCGCGCACGTCAAGATCGAGACCGCCGTCGTAGTCGGAGACCCGACGGCGGTATTGATCGAAGAATCCCGCCGAGCCGCCATGGTGTGTGTGGGCTCCGTCGGGATAGGCCGTTTCGCAAAAGCGCTGCTGGGATCGACCGCGGCGGGCGTGGCCGAGGGCGCGGCGTGTCCGGCCGCAGTGGTCCGCAGTTACGCACCGCACCGGCGCTCGCCGGCAGGGTCGATCGTCGTCGAGGTCAATGACTGGGAAGAGAACCACGATGTGTTCGCCGCGGCGGTCGCCGAAGCGCAACTGCGTGGACGGCCCGTTGTGGCGGTCGGCGTGTGTCCGCCGGAGACCGGGATGAGTGGCCGCCAGGAGCTGCTGCGCCGTTGTGCGGTGTGGCTAGACCTCTACCCCGACGTGTACATCACGGCGGTACCCATCACGACGAGTTTCGCACGGTTCCTGCAGACGACGTCCGAACCGATCAGCCTCGTCGTTGTCGGTGCCCGCGAAGCGGCCAAGCTCGTCAAAATTATTGGCTCACACGCCGACGCGAACTCCGACAACCCCTCTGTGCTCGTCGCACGGGTCTGA